The Oryza glaberrima chromosome 5, OglaRS2, whole genome shotgun sequence DNA segment TGAGGACATTCGAAAAACTGAATCAATATATCTTAACATTTATGAAGTTACCATGGGTATCCCACTGTCGATGCGTACATCGTCTattactgaaaaaataattagccataaatacgaCCATATATTAAGGCTCTGTTTAAGGGAGTTTCTAGCAGCTATAACTTCTCTTAAAATCTCCGGCTCCAAAAAGTACAGATTCTCACTCGGATTCTGAAAGTTATGTAGTTAGAGAATTTAAGAAATGAGCTAGAATACAAAAGCTCGGAAACCCAATCTTTTTAGATTCTCATAAGCTAGCTACCAATTAGTAGTTTCTCAGCATCTTAAGCTCTTCAAAACATAACCTAAGTGTAGTACTTGAATATGGTGAGTGAGCAAGATCCACCAAAAGAATATTAAACAGTTAAGTTACGATCACTTCACCACTCAGGTATCATTTTGTACCCAACCTGTTCCTGAAAAGCTATATTTTAGCCTAAAATTTTATCCCATGAagactatatttttatagtggGATACACTAAATCTCTTTTTAGAACAACTTAATCTTCTATTTCTCATTTTTGTCGTCCAACCAGTAGTACTcactctttcttctccttctttctGCGTTAATGTGTCACAGTAGTTTTTTAACCTTATGCTTAATATGCCTATCACTAGCTAAAACTATAAAACTTTaaggggcggagggagtatacatttGGTTTGTAAAGTCTATCACATTTTCTCCACTTAGTCCTAAAACTAAGAGTGCGGGGGCTCTAAGTTGGGCTTGGGACTAAACGGGCTGTAGCAGTAGTCGCTCGTCATGCATGACGACTGATTATGACCAAAAATGTGTTTTGGTTGGATTAGAATTAAAATCGGAGCAAAATAGATTTTTCAACCACAAATAATGTGTGTGAATTAGAATATGTTAATGTAAGTAGCACATACTGTAAATATTTAAATGCTATGAACATAAATTCTTCTTGTTATTAACACTAAACACTCTTGGGTGCAGAGGTAGCTAGCCAGATAGGGACTCGTCTAATTTCATTATTGAAAAATGGACACATGCTACCTTGTAATTACGCGATTACCTCTTACCGATTTCATCCCATGGTgtcaacggagggagtatggttTCTTGGGGCTTGCCTGGGTCAATGCATAAATCAACtgcactaaaattttagtaacacCAATAAACTTGACTACCATTTAATTTGCTGTACTAATTTTTAGTAGTGACAACTCATCCATTGCTAAATTTTTGCAGAGCATATGGTTGGGACTTGGAACTTCAGTTGTCTTCAAACCAAACTATAACCCAGACAGCCTAGCAAAATGTTGGCAGCAAACCAATAACTGACTTCGCCAAAATTTTGTCAGTACCCCGATTTAGCATACAAATGTTTTGGTAAGGTTTTACATTGATCGTAAACCAAACCAGACCTTACTTTGTCAAACGTCAAAACAAAAGCTAGAACCTAACCCTTCATTTTAATCATTACTCCTTTTTCTTGATTCTGAGCAGCACTTAGCAGTAGAAGAGAGAAGGCCAAATTCTAACTATGAATCTAACACAAATCATTCACATATAACTTCAGGGAGGCACACCCTCTTCACAGCAAATGTATTGCGTGTAAATGTGTACTCTTTCTGGCTACATGATTCAACTCAGGGCAATTTCCCTTCAAAAGAAGGAAAATTGCTTGCTAGGGCTTTTAGGACATCCTGATAATTACAAGAGctgtatgatgatgatgaatacTACAGTGACAACACCACCTGGCCGTGGTGAAGGAATCAGATGTGGATCCAAAGATCCTTACAAGGCTCGCTCTGTTGTTAAGAGGATATATATTCACATGCGATCGGCCCGCAGTGGAGGTTAACATCTTGGATCAAGAATTTCCGATGAGTGAGGTTTTGCTTTATGATTTGTTCAGACCAGGGTCAGCTTTAAATTCATCCACTCGGAATGCAGCCTCTTGATCCCAAGGACCAATCAAATGGGATTCAAAATCTGACTGTGTCACATCCCGTACCGAATCAGGTGACAGGTTGTCCATCTTGGGTTTCTTTGGAGATGGCTGCATGCTATCTGGGTAGTCATCTAAGCTTGGTGGCGAATGCGGTAGCTTCTGCTCCTCACAAGCTTTGAGTGATCCACTGAGCTTTTGCTGCTCCTCTATGATCATCTGCAAGTACTTCCCTTGTGCTTCAATTCTCAGCTGCAGCTGCCTTTGCACCTAAGGAAATTGCAATGGTTCTCATATTAACTGAAAGAGATTTAAGGCTTAACCTTGACagggaaaaaaagacaaactggAAAAATACTCAAGGTGTAACTCCAATTTGCTAGAGGAAATTTTGGTTTGTCGACAAGTTAAATGATGCAAAAAAGATTCCCAAGGTGACACTAGTTAACATCTTATAACAGCAGACCTCAAGTTGTTCATGGAGTCGCTTCTGGACCTCCATTTGCATCTTCAAAGCTTCATTGATTTGCATTCCTCTGCAATGTAAGCAATAATATTTATATCAACTATGTAAATCTAAGAAGTTTGTACCGACCAACACATAAGATTACACAACTATAGGATATGAACTTGTGTACAAGTCACTGAGTAAGATCAAGTTTGTAACAACCAGCATACAAGATAACACTACTACAGGATATGAACTTGTGTACAAGTCACTGAGTAAGATCACTTACGGTGCAGAATCTGTGTTAGAGAGGGAATCGCTAGAATCCTTCTTTTCGTCTTTTGAGCCTACATAAGATGCCAACAGTAACATTCAAAACCAAAAATAGCCATCTAGTTCCAGATGTAGCAAGGTGGAAGGGAAAGGTAAGTTAAGAGATAGTATGTGAAGCATAGAAGATGCGTACCTTCAGCAGGAGATTCTGGTATGTACTTTGCAAGGCGATATTTCTGCATAAGCACAAAGAAAGACAGTATTAGCTACAAGCCTACAATGGAACTCTTAATACCTGTTTCATTAAAGAGAAAATTCACCTGCAAATGGCTCTTCACATGATAAATTGTGATCCCAGGAACACCCATTACAGTGAGAACCCCTTTAGGTGTTGCTCCTGAAGCAATGATAATATGCAGAAAGGCGTGTTAGATACATCGTACTTcttgtattttaaaataataaactGATCAATCGCATAGTAACATGCTAGCTTACCACTAGACAAGTTAGCATGTAATAGAGCCAGACACATGTGCACCACACAATATTCAAAGCAGTTTCCAATTATTGACATGGTTTGCAGTTTCAAGGCATGAACATTTCCCAATGTGATTGAACTTAATAGAATGGACGACCACAGCTATAAGGCGAGATATACATAAAAATAACAAGAATCCTCTGAAGTATGTGCATGCTATCCTCTTATCCTTTTCAATTTTAATCTGACAGATTTCTGTTGTGAATGAGCCCATGTGATGTAAACTGATACTAAATATTCAGATGTCCAGCTTGTTAAATATAACATTAATTTGCAAGATTTTATCTATGTAAATTACTGATAGGGCTTCAAAATTATTGATGATGGAGAGATACATGAGAcgtaaaaaaaggaaattgacAAGTGAATTGTAGACCGCAGTTTAAACATTGTATTAAGTTCAACCACAACGACTAATACTCGACAGAGAATACCCACTATCAGGTCCACCAAGCTGAGCAATAGCATCCACAAAGCGGTTATGGAGATCTGAGGTCCAACGTAGCCGTTGTTTCCCACTCCCTGCAGGATTAGCAGGGCTGCCCATGTTTGACCCGCCAAAAGCTCCAATATTACTCATATGCTCGTTACTCTGTGTACTCTGCGGTCCAAAGGGTACAGAGAACTTCTTTGCATGGTACATCATGAGAATGCTGCAACAATTGTAAGGAGACGTCATAAATATATGTAGTGCCAAGTAAAGATACCAAATTTATCATGAGGAAAATCCAGAGTCAAGTGACTAAAATGTAGCACATCACATGTAGTAAATTGTCAGAACACTCACTGGTTGTTCTATAACTAGCATAATTGTATGGTGGAGTAGTAGAGTTTCTCAACAGGAGCCTCGATTCCTTACTTTACAAAAATGATAAAACAATAAGCACTACGAAATAATGATCAGAATAGCAATCAAAGAAGGGTAAACTAAATTCAAACACCAAAACCAACCTGGAAGAGCATATTTTGCTCTATTACTAGCCTAACaaaattatggaaaaaaaaacaatgctattcgcattaagaaaaacatgaaaGACAATATTAACGCATATAACCGAAGGATCATTATGTGCTATCCAAAACAACACGCTTAATGCCAGCAGTTCAACTCTAAAGGCCATTGCTGCATACCCGTATCAAAACAATAACTCAAAGTCAGCTTAATTCCACATGGCAGGCACACATAGTTTTTGCAAGCAACGACTGcagagacacacacacacacccagcTACTCCACCTTCCATGAGCAGAGATagggcaaaaaaataaaactgttAAGCATCTGCTACTATCAGGAAGCAGAAAACTCTGaatttacaaaaataaacagACGATATCGTCAGAGACTCTCCAGTTAAGCCTACAAATCATTGACCACCCAAGAAGCCAAGAGCAAGCACCATCTACACATCCATCGAAACTACACAACCAATTATCACTGATACGTTCTTCACCCAACATAAGAATGAATTCTGCACACATCACTGGAGACATAAACTGGACCGGATCATGGCCACAAACCCGGCGCAGATACCAGGATCAGGATCAATACAAAACATCAAACCAACCCTTCCAGTAATCAAGTTGACACAGCCATCATCATAAACCCATGGCCATCACACAACTACAGAAACATAAAGagatcccaaaataaaccaaggCATTTCCGCCACATCCAGAACGCACTTTTTTCACCAGTCCATACCTTATCaactcaccaaaaaaaaaaaagaaacgctaGAAAATTCATCCAAGCTCATTAATGAttaaactcgcatgctaacctAAGCACAGACTCCAACCTCGTGCTCCGGCATCCAATCCCACCCCCACCCCGAATTCCGCCTCCCaggatcccccccccccccccccctccacttCCTCCCCCGAACAAACCCACCACCACCGACCAGGGGCGCGCCGAACCAAACCGCCGCAACGGGAGCTCACAGAGGCGAGAGAGGGGCTTACCTTACCGGCACGGCGAGGCAGcgatccgccgccggccgccgccaccaccaccaaaaaGCGGGCAGCGCAGGGGAACCAGATGCTCTCCTCTGCTGcttccgcttccgccgccgtccGAGGGGGATTCCCAGTTGGGAATTGGGGGGGGTCAAAAAGGGAAGGAAGGAGGCgacgcgaggagaggagaggaggggaaagcggcgggggcggtggtgTCCGGCGAAAGCGacgcgcggggaggggagagcgagagagagagaggagagggaggcctTGGGATTtggggggattttttttttctctttctttctttgctcgCTTCGCTTCACACTCTCTTTTTCTCGTCGTCTCGTTGTGTTGGTTAGGGTTTTCgcgccggcgggaggggagggggaaggaggagtgcacggtgggccgggtccacggggtggggcccatgtggagATGGGAGGGGGGGAGTcaggtggtggggcccatggGCGGCCTGCTCCTGTCAGTGAAGcgtggtggggtggggtggaGTACTGGAGTGGAGTGTGGTGGTGTGAATGCAGCAGAAGTGAAGAGCTGAGCTGACTGAAGGAGCAGGTGAGACACAGCGCGGCAGAGATGCTCACCAGTCAGAGCAGAGGTTCCCCTGCATTTGTCACAAGGTTgggttctttcaaaaaaaaattaaaaaaaatcagaatgcATCTCTCCtctatagtaaaaaaaaactgcagaTTCCCAACCTATAGTTGTATCCAAATtttatttaagaaaataataatattcccttcatttcaaaatataaaacatgatcaacactaaaaaaactataaacataattattatcatcttattGTTTGGACACTTAATAAATATAATTCATGAatccaataaaattagagatctcAGGATGTAGGATTGAAAAACAAATGAAGATACTACTAGTTAATTGTGGATACGTGCATATATTACTTGTATCATGAAACATCGTAATGGTTACATCTTAGgtcccctttgaatcacaggaataaaaaaatagaggaataggaaaaacatagtatTCTCACaggaatacaagtgtaaaacagaggattacaaaacacaggaaaaatatagcaatgaccgtttgattgagccgtaggaaaaacacaggaaattgaagagagataaagactcaaaggattcttaacatgaggttctaccttatgctaaatttcctccaaaacttgcatgggaagaggtattccataggaatttcatagaattCCATAGTATTCattcttttgattcaaagggctatataggaaaaattcttataggaatgaaatcctttaaaattccaatgaatttgctttgaatcaaagggggccttatATTTTGCAATGAAGGGAGTATACATATTTTTGGGACATTTATTTAAATGTAGGTGGTTAGAGTCACAAGAACAAAAGCATTTTCAGCTAATGAGTAGTGCCAGTACCTTACAAGGATAATCTAGATAATCCAAAATTTAACCAACGAGATGAttggaaaaataaactttatcaTCATCTTTAATCTTAGCTACCTTGGACAATATGAAAATGTTTATCCTTATGTTAGTACT contains these protein-coding regions:
- the LOC127774751 gene encoding myb family transcription factor PHL7-like; the encoded protein is MMYHAKKFSVPFGPQSTQSNEHMSNIGAFGGSNMGSPANPAGSGKQRLRWTSDLHNRFVDAIAQLGGPDRATPKGVLTVMGVPGITIYHVKSHLQKYRLAKYIPESPAEGSKDEKKDSSDSLSNTDSAPGMQINEALKMQMEVQKRLHEQLEVQRQLQLRIEAQGKYLQMIIEEQQKLSGSLKACEEQKLPHSPPSLDDYPDSMQPSPKKPKMDNLSPDSVRDVTQSDFESHLIGPWDQEAAFRVDEFKADPGLNKS